A stretch of Miscanthus floridulus cultivar M001 chromosome 13, ASM1932011v1, whole genome shotgun sequence DNA encodes these proteins:
- the LOC136500827 gene encoding CBL-interacting protein kinase 6-like encodes MGEGETAEVKGGVLQGRYELGRVLGHGNFGRVHAARDLRTGRGVAVKVLVKDKVLRAGMMEQIKREIAVMKRVSHPNIVELHEVMATRSKIYLALELVRGGELFARIVRAGRVKEDLARRYFRQLISAVDFCHARGVYHRDLKPENLLIDEAGNLKVVDFGLSALADHARSDGLLHTLCGTPGYVAPEVFRNKGYDGAKADIWSCGVILYVLLAGSLPFPEDNIAAMFRKMSRGDYRCPPWLSTEARRLIPKLLDPNPDTRITIAQIVETPWFNKPSIGKPVKAAAAAEPVCSAKDSGDKDEPPETLNAFHLISLSAGFDLSPLFDVEGSSSARGHRDMRFATRESASGVVSRLEEVAARGGGRMRVTKSGARGVRLEGAERGGRKGRLAVAADIFSVAPSVLVVDVKKDGGDTLEYRSFCSEELRPALKDIVWAADPQPAATAVV; translated from the coding sequence ATGGGTGAGGGGGAGACGGCGGAGGTGAAGGGCGGGGTGCTGCAGGGCCGCTACGAGCTGGGCCGCGTGCTGGGGCACGGCAACTTCGGGCGCGTCCACGCGGCGCGGGACCTGCGCACCGGGCGCGGCGTGGCGGTGAAGGTGCTCGTCAAGGACAAGGTGCTGCGCGCGGGCATGATGGAGCAGATCAAGCGCGAGATCGCCGTGATGAAGCGCGTGTCCCACCCAAACATCGTGGAGCTCCACGAGGTGATGGCCACGCGCTCCAAGATCTACCTCGCGCTCGAGCTCGTCCGCGGCGGGGAGCTCTTCGCGCGGATCGTGCGCGCCGGCCGCGTCAAGGAGGACCTCGCGCGCCGCTACTTCCGCCAGCTCATCTCCGCCGTCGACTTCTGCCACGCGCGGGGCGTGTACCACCGCGATCTCAAGCCGGAGAACCTCCTCATCGACGAGGCCGGgaacctcaaggtcgtcgacttTGGCCTCAGCGCGCTCGCCGACCACGCGCGCAGCGACGGGCTGCTGCACACGCTCTGCGGCACGCCGGGGTACGTCGCGCCGGAGGTGTTCCGGAACAAGGGCTACGACGGCGCCAAGGCCGACATCTGGTCGTGCGGCGTCATCCTCTACGTTCTCCTCGCCGGGTCGCTACCGTTCCCGGAGGACAACATCGCCGCCATGTTCAGGAAGATGAGCCGCGGCGACTACCGGTGCCCGCCGTGGCTATCTACCGAGGCGCGCAGGCTCATCCCCAAGCTGCTCGACCCCAACCCCGACACCCGCATCACCATCGCCCAGATCGTCGAGACGCCGTGGTTCAACAAGCCGTCCATCGGGAAGCCCGTcaaagcagccgccgccgccgagcctgtCTGCTCCGCAAAGGACAGCGGCGACAAGGACGAGCCGCCGGAGACGCTGAACGCTTTCCACCTGATTTCCCTGTCCGCGGGGTTCGACCTCTCGCCGCTGTTCGATGTGGAAGGCAGTTCCTCCGCAAGGGGCCACCGGGACATGCGGTTCGCGACACGGGAGTCCGCGAGCGGCGTTGTCTCCCGTCTCGAGGAGGTGGCCGCCCGCGGCGGCGGGCGGATGCGGGTGACCAAGAGCGGCGCCCGCGGCGTGCGGCTCGAGGGCGCGGAGCGCGGGGGCCGCAAGGGCCGCCTAGCCGTGGCGGCCGACATCTTCAGCGTGGCGCCGTCCGTGCTCGTGGTCGACGTCAAGAAGGACGGCGGCGACACGCTCGAGTACCGCTCCTTCTGCAGCGAGGAGCTCCGGCCGGCGCTGAAGGACATCGTCTGGGCGGCCGACCCCcagcccgccgccaccgccgtcgtgTGA